ACACGGCGGCAAGAAATTTCCTCCCGCGCTTCTTGTGCTGCCGATACAGTTTCAGCGCGCGCCCCTTGGAATCAGAGGTCCGGCTCGAAAAGTTTCAAAGCCATTTCATCCTTCGGAAAATGGCAAGCATTCCCCCCATCAGTCCGATCGTAAACACCACGATTCCGATAAAGCCGAACGAAGAATCCGCTCCCGGGAGGTGGCGGAAGTTCATTCCGTAGATGCTGGAAATCAGCGTGGGGGGGAGGATCAGGGTGGAAATGATCGTGAGCGTTTTCATGATCTGGTTGGTTCGGGAATCAACCAGAATTCGGTAGGTTTCCTGGGATCCCGTCAGAAGATCGCGCGCGACGTTTGCGGTGTCGGCCAGGCGGTAGACGTGGTCGTAGACGTTTCGGAAGTAGATGAGCGAGCGTTTGGGGACCAATTCGTAGTTTCCACTCGACAACTGGCGGATGACTTCCAGTTGGGGGCCCAGCGTGCCCTTGAGATGGAGGAGGTTGCGCTTGAGGGTGATGATCCGATTCAACGTCCTGGAGGACTGGTCCGAGAAAATCTCGTCTTCCACATGGTCCACCTCGTCCTGGATCCGGTCCATGTAGGGAAAAAGCTCATCGACGGCGTGGTCAAGGATCTCGTGCATGAGGGCCTGGGCC
The DNA window shown above is from Nitrospirota bacterium and carries:
- the corA gene encoding magnesium/cobalt transporter CorA, with the translated sequence MLNIVVSRPDRPVELLPAGAVPEFPLDRAATFWFDFLNPSPTEIKSLSEKFAFHDLAIEDCLGDVRDPKIDLYEGYLFVVFHAITPNGMYSGFNKNEIDMFLGRNFIVSVHKQPVRAIDDSLDRCRKNVSTTLSRGAQALMHEILDHAVDELFPYMDRIQDEVDHVEDEIFSDQSSRTLNRIITLKRNLLHLKGTLGPQLEVIRQLSSGNYELVPKRSLIYFRNVYDHVYRLADTANVARDLLTGSQETYRILVDSRTNQIMKTLTIISTLILPPTLISSIYGMNFRHLPGADSSFGFIGIVVFTIGLMGGMLAIFRRMKWL